In the genome of Spea bombifrons isolate aSpeBom1 chromosome 11, aSpeBom1.2.pri, whole genome shotgun sequence, one region contains:
- the BORCS7 gene encoding BLOC-1-related complex subunit 7, with protein MEKEAVAKMAASADGQTRYGQSVKGLLTEKVSTCGADVIALTKQVLKGSRSSELLGHAARNMVMQEDAILHSEDSLRKMAIITTHLQYQQEAIQKNVEQSSNLQDQLKHLLK; from the exons ATGGAGAAGGAAGCTGTGGCCAAGATGGCGGCGTCCGCGGACGGGCAGACGCGGTACGGACAGTCGGTAAAGGGGCTTCTCACCGAGAAGGTCAGTACCTGCGGCGCGGACGTCATCGCGCTCACCAAGCAGGTGCTGAAGGGATCGCGCAGTTCGGAG ctCCTAGGCCATGCTGCCCGGAATATGGTGATGCAGGAAGACGCCATTTTACACTCTGAAGAT aGTCTCAGGAAGATGGCGATTATAACCACGCACCTTCAATACCA ACAAGAAGCCATCCAGAAGAA CGTTGAGCAGTCTTCAAACCTGCAGGACCAGTTAAAACACCTCCTGAAATGA
- the WBP1L gene encoding WW domain binding protein 1-like isoform X2, translating to MPFLLGLRQDKETCIGVNNQSYICETGHCCGQSQCCNYYYELWWFWLVWTIIIILSCCCVCHHRRAKHRLQAQQRQHEINLIAYREAHSYSSVPFYFRFLPNYLLPPYEEVVNRPPTPPPPYTVLHQQCVVACTSTTATEPAPNVQRSQTNSPAATSGSRTRPPSVVDCGPSTAGLERALNKSSSLVLNDPAVGAELEEMEDQVSFLDKDSNELLKDYSSESLDHSVFSDGKDKTPGRHRRFTGDSGIEVCVCSRGHHDDLKELDGLIDDTLDSFCDSCTSCDAQPQRDEEEGLFDHSQGPRGTTEHHPLPCQPVSFLNTVNEQDSPNSHNGNSSRG from the exons ATGCCTTTTCTGCTGGGCCTGAGACAG gATAAAGAGACATGCATCGGTGTCAATAATCAAAGCTACATATGTGAAACGGGCCATTGCTGTGGACAGTCTCAATGTTGCAACTACTACTATGAGCTATGGT GGTTTTGGCTGGTGTGGACGATAATCATAATCCTCAGCTGCTGCTGCGTTTGCCACCACCGGCGTGCCAAGCATCGTCTCCAGGCGCAGCAGAGGCAGCACGAAATTAACCTGATCGCCTACCGCGAAGCTCACAGCTACTCCTCCGTGCCGTTTTATTTCC GATTTTTGCCAAATTACTTGCTACCTCCTTATGAAGAAGTGGTTAACAGGCCAcccacccctcccccaccataCACCGTCCTACATCAGCAGTGCGTGGTGGCCTGTACGAGCACGACGGCCACGGAGCCGGCGCCTAACGTACAGCGCAGTCAGACCAACTCTCCGGCGGCGACCAGCGGCAGTCGGACAAGGCCTCCCAGCGTGGTGGACTGTGGGCCCTCAACGGCGGGTCTTGAACGAGCTTTAAATAAGTCGAGTAGTCTTGTCCTGAATGATCCAGCTGTGGGTGCGGAGTTGGAGGAGATGGAAGATCAAGTGTCCTTCCTAGATAAAGACTCCAACGAGCTTCTTAAAGACTATAGCTCCGAAAGCTTAGATCATAGTGTCTTTTCTGACGGTAAGGACAAAACGCCCGGGCGCCATCGAAGGTTCACTGGAGATTCCGGCATtgaggtgtgtgtgtgcagcAGAGGCCACCATGATGATTTGAAAGAACTTGACGGATTAATCGATGATACATTGGACAGCTTCTGTGACAGCTGTACTTCGTGCGATGCTCAGCCCCAGAGGGATGAGGAAGAAGGCCTTTTTGACCATTCTCAAGGGCCGAGGGGGACGACGGAACACCACCCTTTGCCGTGTCAGCCAGTGAGCTTCCTAAACACCGTCAATGAGCAAGACTCTCCGAACTCTCATAACGGCAACAGCTCCCGTGGCTGA
- the LOC128468643 gene encoding steroid 17-alpha-hydroxylase/17,20 lyase, whose translation MLVLLVGGLVLALGLLITFFWRSTKESQGGVRYPNSLPSLPVIGSLLHLGNRLPPHILFCSLQKKYGSLYSFKMGSHYMVIVNNHEHAKEVLLKKGKTFAGRPRTVTTDILTRNAKDIAFADYSPHWKFHRKLVHSALCMFGEGTVAIEKIISREAASMCQTLSNFQNSPLDMAPELTRAVTNVVCALCFNTRYSRGDPEFQAMQNYSEGIVDTVAKDSLVDIFPWLQIFPNKDLDILKKSVAARDQLLQKKFKEHKEAFCSETIKDLMDALLKAKLSMENNNSNISQDVGLTDDHVLMTVGDIFGAGVETTSTVLKWAVAYLLHYPEVQKKIQEELDAKVGFERYPLLSDRRNLHYLEATISEVLRIRPVSPLLIPHVALEDSSIGEYTIPKDARVVINLWALHHDDEEWENPGAFNPDRFLDENGNRIYSPSPSYLPFGAGIRVCLGEALAKMEIFLFLSWILQRFTLEVAEGDALPDLEGKFGVVLQVNKFKVIARLREAWHDIEITT comes from the exons ATGCTCGTGTTGCTGGTTGGCGGACTCGTTCTAGCCCTTGGGCTACTTATCACCTTCTTCTGGAGGTCAACCAAGGAAAGCCAAGGGGGTGTGAGATACCCCAACAGCTTGCCCTCTTTACCTGTCATCGGGAGCTTGCTGCACCTCGGCAATCGCCTTCCTCCGCACATACTCTTCTGTAGCCTGCAGAAAAAGTATGGCAGCCTCTACTCCTTCAAGATGGGCTCCCATTACATGGTGATTGTCAATAACCACGAACACGCCAAGGAGGTCTTACTGAAGAAGGGGAAAACGTTTGCTGGAAGGCCGCGCACG GTAACAACTGACATTTTGACGAGGAACGCCAAGGATATTGCCTTTGCTGACTACAGTCCACACTGGAAGTTCCATCGCAAGTTAGTCCATTCTGCTCTGTGCATGTTCGGGGAAGGGACTGTTGCCATCGAGAAAATAA tttcTCGTGAAGCTGCCTCCATGTGCCAAACTCTGAGCAATTTCCAAAACAGCCCCCTGGACATGGCGCCTGAATTAACGCGCGCCGTAACCAACGTGGTATGCGCTCTGTGTTTCAACACCAGATACAGCAGAGGAGACCCAGAGTTTCAAGCTATGCAGAATTACAGCGAAGGCATTGTGGACACCGTTGCCAAAGATAGCCTGGTGGACATCTTTCCATGGCTGCAA ATATTTCCAAACAAAGATCTGGACATACTGAAGAAGTCAGTGGCGGCTCGAGATCAACTTCTCCAGAAGAAATTTAAAGAACACAAA GAGGCATTTTGCAGCGAGACAATCAAAGACTTGATGGACGCTCTGCTGAAAGCAAAACTCAGTATGGAAAACAACAACAGTAATATTTCCCAGGATGTCGGGCTGACGGACGATCACGTTCTTATGACTGTCGGGGATATATTTGGAGCCGGAGTGGAAACGACCTCAACTGTGCTGAAATGGGCAGTGGCTTATCTATTACATTATCCCGAG GTCCAAAAGAAAATCCAGGAAGAACTGGACGCAAAAGTGGGGTTTGAAAGGTACCCGTTGCTTAGTGACAGAAGAAATTTACACTACTTGGAGGCCACCATCTCGGAAGTTCTCCGTATCCGTCCCGTGTCACCCTTGCTTATTCCTCATGTAGCGCTGGAAGACTCCAG caTTGGAGAATACACAATACCAAAAGATGCTCGCGTCGTTATCAATCTCTGGGCGCTCCATCACGATGACGAGGAATGGGAAAACCCGGGAGCTTTTAACCCAG ATCGTTTTTTGGATGAGAACGGGAATCGGATCTATTCTCCGTCCCCGAGCTACCTGCCGTTCGGAGCCGGGATCCGAGTCTGCCTCGGGGAAGCCCTGGCCAAGATGGAAATCTTCCTTTTCCTCTCTTGGATTCTGCAGAGGTTCACGCTCGAGGTGGCGGAGGGGGACGCTCTCCCGGATCTGGAGGGCAAGTTTGGGGTGGTGCTGCAGGTGAATAAGTTCAAGGTGATCGCCAGACTGAGGGAGGCCTGGCACGACATAGAAATCACCACCTAG
- the WBP1L gene encoding WW domain binding protein 1-like isoform X3, whose translation MWMDKETCIGVNNQSYICETGHCCGQSQCCNYYYELWWFWLVWTIIIILSCCCVCHHRRAKHRLQAQQRQHEINLIAYREAHSYSSVPFYFRFLPNYLLPPYEEVVNRPPTPPPPYTVLHQQCVVACTSTTATEPAPNVQRSQTNSPAATSGSRTRPPSVVDCGPSTAGLERALNKSSSLVLNDPAVGAELEEMEDQVSFLDKDSNELLKDYSSESLDHSVFSDGKDKTPGRHRRFTGDSGIEVCVCSRGHHDDLKELDGLIDDTLDSFCDSCTSCDAQPQRDEEEGLFDHSQGPRGTTEHHPLPCQPVSFLNTVNEQDSPNSHNGNSSRG comes from the exons gATAAAGAGACATGCATCGGTGTCAATAATCAAAGCTACATATGTGAAACGGGCCATTGCTGTGGACAGTCTCAATGTTGCAACTACTACTATGAGCTATGGT GGTTTTGGCTGGTGTGGACGATAATCATAATCCTCAGCTGCTGCTGCGTTTGCCACCACCGGCGTGCCAAGCATCGTCTCCAGGCGCAGCAGAGGCAGCACGAAATTAACCTGATCGCCTACCGCGAAGCTCACAGCTACTCCTCCGTGCCGTTTTATTTCC GATTTTTGCCAAATTACTTGCTACCTCCTTATGAAGAAGTGGTTAACAGGCCAcccacccctcccccaccataCACCGTCCTACATCAGCAGTGCGTGGTGGCCTGTACGAGCACGACGGCCACGGAGCCGGCGCCTAACGTACAGCGCAGTCAGACCAACTCTCCGGCGGCGACCAGCGGCAGTCGGACAAGGCCTCCCAGCGTGGTGGACTGTGGGCCCTCAACGGCGGGTCTTGAACGAGCTTTAAATAAGTCGAGTAGTCTTGTCCTGAATGATCCAGCTGTGGGTGCGGAGTTGGAGGAGATGGAAGATCAAGTGTCCTTCCTAGATAAAGACTCCAACGAGCTTCTTAAAGACTATAGCTCCGAAAGCTTAGATCATAGTGTCTTTTCTGACGGTAAGGACAAAACGCCCGGGCGCCATCGAAGGTTCACTGGAGATTCCGGCATtgaggtgtgtgtgtgcagcAGAGGCCACCATGATGATTTGAAAGAACTTGACGGATTAATCGATGATACATTGGACAGCTTCTGTGACAGCTGTACTTCGTGCGATGCTCAGCCCCAGAGGGATGAGGAAGAAGGCCTTTTTGACCATTCTCAAGGGCCGAGGGGGACGACGGAACACCACCCTTTGCCGTGTCAGCCAGTGAGCTTCCTAAACACCGTCAATGAGCAAGACTCTCCGAACTCTCATAACGGCAACAGCTCCCGTGGCTGA
- the WBP1L gene encoding WW domain binding protein 1-like isoform X1 — MNMALLLSQAVPSSTSGGAEPQDKETCIGVNNQSYICETGHCCGQSQCCNYYYELWWFWLVWTIIIILSCCCVCHHRRAKHRLQAQQRQHEINLIAYREAHSYSSVPFYFRFLPNYLLPPYEEVVNRPPTPPPPYTVLHQQCVVACTSTTATEPAPNVQRSQTNSPAATSGSRTRPPSVVDCGPSTAGLERALNKSSSLVLNDPAVGAELEEMEDQVSFLDKDSNELLKDYSSESLDHSVFSDGKDKTPGRHRRFTGDSGIEVCVCSRGHHDDLKELDGLIDDTLDSFCDSCTSCDAQPQRDEEEGLFDHSQGPRGTTEHHPLPCQPVSFLNTVNEQDSPNSHNGNSSRG, encoded by the exons gATAAAGAGACATGCATCGGTGTCAATAATCAAAGCTACATATGTGAAACGGGCCATTGCTGTGGACAGTCTCAATGTTGCAACTACTACTATGAGCTATGGT GGTTTTGGCTGGTGTGGACGATAATCATAATCCTCAGCTGCTGCTGCGTTTGCCACCACCGGCGTGCCAAGCATCGTCTCCAGGCGCAGCAGAGGCAGCACGAAATTAACCTGATCGCCTACCGCGAAGCTCACAGCTACTCCTCCGTGCCGTTTTATTTCC GATTTTTGCCAAATTACTTGCTACCTCCTTATGAAGAAGTGGTTAACAGGCCAcccacccctcccccaccataCACCGTCCTACATCAGCAGTGCGTGGTGGCCTGTACGAGCACGACGGCCACGGAGCCGGCGCCTAACGTACAGCGCAGTCAGACCAACTCTCCGGCGGCGACCAGCGGCAGTCGGACAAGGCCTCCCAGCGTGGTGGACTGTGGGCCCTCAACGGCGGGTCTTGAACGAGCTTTAAATAAGTCGAGTAGTCTTGTCCTGAATGATCCAGCTGTGGGTGCGGAGTTGGAGGAGATGGAAGATCAAGTGTCCTTCCTAGATAAAGACTCCAACGAGCTTCTTAAAGACTATAGCTCCGAAAGCTTAGATCATAGTGTCTTTTCTGACGGTAAGGACAAAACGCCCGGGCGCCATCGAAGGTTCACTGGAGATTCCGGCATtgaggtgtgtgtgtgcagcAGAGGCCACCATGATGATTTGAAAGAACTTGACGGATTAATCGATGATACATTGGACAGCTTCTGTGACAGCTGTACTTCGTGCGATGCTCAGCCCCAGAGGGATGAGGAAGAAGGCCTTTTTGACCATTCTCAAGGGCCGAGGGGGACGACGGAACACCACCCTTTGCCGTGTCAGCCAGTGAGCTTCCTAAACACCGTCAATGAGCAAGACTCTCCGAACTCTCATAACGGCAACAGCTCCCGTGGCTGA